From Debaryomyces hansenii CBS767 chromosome C complete sequence, a single genomic window includes:
- a CDS encoding DEHA2C10252p (no similarity) produces the protein MSLDLLLIDPLNTKCKLQLKFLWKLRNNIPINEDDETKSTSFPV, from the coding sequence ATGAGCTTAGATCTTCTACTTATTGATCCGTTGAATACGAAGTGTAAGTtgcaattaaaatttttatgGAAATTAAGGAATAATATAccaattaatgaagatgatgaaactAAGTCTACTTCTTTCCCAGTCTGA
- a CDS encoding DEHA2C10274p (similar to uniprot|P11412 Saccharomyces cerevisiae YNL241C ZWF1 Glucose-6-phosphate dehydrogenase) yields the protein MSVEPFGKHVTIVVFGASGDLAKKKTFPALFGLFREGELPSTIKVIGYARSELSDADFKERISANFKGVNDSNKHKVDEFLNLCSYTQGQYDSAEGFKKLNEEMEKYEKDSGVDKPERLFYLALPPSVFVTVASHIKENAYTKTGEVRLIVEKPFGNDLESSRKLQKSLAPLFTEEELYRIDHYLGKEMVKNLVFLRFSNEFLNASWNKNHIKSIQISFKEAFGTEGRGGYFDDIGIVRDVMQNHLLQVLTLLTMERPVSIDPEAIRDEKVKVLKAFGELETDDILLGQYTKSEDGTKPGYLDDDTVKGDSKCVTYAALGMQIHNERWEGVPIVMRAGKALKESKVEIRIQFKEVAKGMFNDIQRNELVMRIQPNEAVYMKINSKIPGISAVPSVTDLDLTYSSRYSKEFWIPEAYESLIRDCYLGNHANFVRDDELDLSWKLFTPLLQHIESKDGPTPEPYPYGSNGPKNLRPFLSDHGYNFYDEGTYEWPLTTPNVKGKM from the coding sequence atgtCAGTAGAACCATTTGGTAAACACGTTACCATTGTCGTCTTTGGGGCCTCTGGTGATTTAgctaagaagaagacgTTCCCAGcattatttggattattCCGTGAAGGAGAATTGCCATCAACGATCAAGGTGATTGGGTATGCAAGATCAGAATTATCAGATGCTGACTTTAAGGAAAGAATATCAGCCAATTTCAAGGGCGTTAATGATAGTAACAAGCATAAGGTCGACGAATTCTTGAACTTGTGTTCTTATACTCAAGGTCAATACGATTCCGCAGAAGGTTTTAAAAAGTTGAATGAGGAGATGGAAAAGTATGAAAAAGATTCCGGTGTTGACAAACCTGAAAGATTGTTCTACTTGGCTTTACCTCCATCGGTATTCGTCACTGTTGCAAGTCATATAAAGGAAAATGCCTACACCAAAACTGGTGAGGTTAGATTAATTGTCGAAAAGCCGTTTGGTAATGACTTGGAATCTTCTAGGAAGTTGCAAAAGAGCTTGGCCCCATTGTTcacagaagaagaattgtaTAGAATTGACCACTACTTAGGAAAGGAAATGGTTAAGAACTTGGTATTTTTAAGATTTAGTAATGAATTTCTTAACGCTTCATGGAACAAAAACCACATCAAGTCGATCCAGATATCTTTCAAGGAAGCTTTTGGTACTGAAGGTAGAGGTGGTTATTTCGATGATATTGGAATTGTTAGAGATGTCATGCAAAACCATTTGTTGCAAGTTTTGACTTTGTTAACTATGGAAAGACCAGTCTCTATTGACCCTGAAGCTATCAGAGATGAAAAGGTCAAGGTCTTGAAAGCATTTGGTGAACTCGAAACTGATGACATCTTATTGGGACAATATACTAAGTCCGAAGATGGAACCAAACCAGGTTACTTAGATGATGACACTGTTAAAGGTGACTCCAAGTGTGTTACATATGCTGCACTTGGTATGCAAATCCACAATGAAAGATGGGAAGGTGTTCCAATTGTTATGAGAGCTGGTAAGGCTTTGAAAGAATCTAAGGTTGAAAttagaattcaattcaagGAAGTGGCTAAGGGTATGTTCAATGACattcaaagaaatgaaTTAGTTATGAGAATTCAACCAAATGAAGCCGTCTATATGAAAATCAATTCTAAGATCCCAGGTATTTCTGCTGTTCCTTCTGTTACCGACTTGGATTTAACATACTCATCTAGATACTCTAAGGAATTTTGGATCCCAGAGGCTTACGAATCATTAATTAGAGACTGTTACTTAGGTAACCATGCTAATTTCGTCAGAGACGATGAATTGGATCTTTCATGGAAGTTGTTCACTCCATTGTTACAGCACATCGAATCAAAGGATGGCCCAACACCTGAACCTTATCCTTATGGTTCTAACGGTCCAAAGAATTTGAGACCTTTCTTATCTGATCACGGTTATAACTTCTACGATGAAGGCACTTATGAATGGCCTTTAACCACCCCAAATGTTAAGGGTAAAATGTAA
- a CDS encoding DEHA2C10296p (similar to uniprot|P13134 Saccharomyces cerevisiae YNL238W KEX2 Subtilisin-like protease), which yields MLHIARIIVIISLVANLVGGFRIPKRDYDSKNYFIVEVDTLNSSEPLYKFIDKYGDSYKYEHQVRGLDDHFVFSIDKEHPHNSFIGNFNSNNENLIKRSGGFEDEFDDLVSNPYLKSIHMLTPKRLRKRMPVPITEEEYKVSMENQAKRDVNIVDSAQLPIKEVSEKLGISDPIFQKQWHLVNTFYPGHDVNVTGLWYEGNTGKGIVTAVVDDGLDYESEDLHDNFNSLGSWDFNDNTNLPKPRLFDDYHGTRCAGEIGAVKNDVCGVGVAYDSQISGIRILSGTISAEEEASAMMYGLDVNDIYSCSWGPTDDGKTLSQPDAIVKKAMIKGIQTGRKDKGAVYVFASGNGGRYADSCNFDGYTNSIYSITVGAIDYKGLHPMYAEACSAVMVVTYSSGSGEHIHTTDIKGKCSALHGGTSAAAPLAAGIYSLVLHANPNLTWRDVQYVSALSSVPINEDDGNYQITALGRKYSHKYGYGKIDAYAMAHFAETWKNVKPQAWYYSDLQKVGGTISPEKQNNVIKKKIKITKEDLKIVNLERVEHITVTVNIQATERGKVGVRLISPHKVTSDLATFRPQDRSGAGFKDWTFMSVAHWGESGIGEWAIEVFSDYPMEDNRITFQDWQLRLFGESIDPEKAEVYDITKDYSAERREKQKEQDKKPIGVQDPQSSAVESQAESTKETKTKAKTKATTTGKPTSVITSAKPEGKVDATEKPKTTTPNASSKPDPTETSEPEEEEDGKSKQYTADHTGQYFMAIAVIGFIIVIIFMRYHKTPGSSRRRRRREEYEFDIIPGEDYTDSEDDNDDSLDLGHRNDRRHNSRNSDETRDRLFDEFNAETLPDYDDGMFAIGNEEDDHPEDPRAEHNSKFSTKPAADFAPKDSKSATEDIETSTNKSNDHEDTDTSQNPTSISESRTSV from the coding sequence ATGCTCCATATTGCAAGaataattgtaataatatcTTTGGTGGCCAATTTGGTGGGCGGATTCCGTATTCCTAAGAGAGATTACGAcctgaaaaattacttTATAGTAGAGGTGGATACGTTGAACTCCAGTGAACcgttatataaatttattgacaAGTATGGGGACAGTTACAAGTACGAGCATCAGGTACGTGGACTAGATGACCATTTTGTATTTAGTATTGACAAGGAACATCCACATAATAGTTTTATTGGGAATTTCAACTCCAacaatgaaaatttgaTCAAGAGATCTGGAGGGTTTGAGGATGAGTTTGATGACTTGGTATCCAACCCGTATTTGAAGTCGATTCATATGCTTACACCTAAGAGGTTGAGAAAAAGAATGCCTGTGCCAATTaccgaagaagaatataagGTTTCGATGGAAAATCAAGCCAAGAGAGATGTAAATATTGTTGATTCAGCGCAGTTACCTATTAAGGAGGTAAGCGAGAAGTTGGGGATTAGTGatccaatttttcagaagCAATGGCATTTAGTGAATACTTTTTATCCTGGACATGATGTCAATGTCACTGGATTGTGGTATGAAGGAAATACTGGTAAAGGTATTGTTACAGCTGTCGTGGATGATGGTTTAGACTACGAAAGTGAAGATTTGCATGAtaacttcaattctttgGGATCGTGGGATTTTAATGATAACACAAATTTACCAAAACCTAGGTTATTTGATGACTACCATGGTACGAGATGTGCTGGTGAAATTGGTGCCGTTAAGAACGACGTTTGTGGTGTAGGAGTAGCGTATGATTCTCAAATCAGTGGGATTAGAATTTTATCGGGAACTATATCTGCAGAGGAAGAGGCATCTGCTATGATGTATGGACTTGACGTCAACGATATCTATTCCTGTTCTTGGGGTCCAACAGATGATGGTAAAACTCTTTCACAGCCAGATGCTATTGTCAAGAAGGCTATGATTAAAGGTATTCAGACAGGACGTAAGGATAAGGGTGCTGTCTATGTTTTTGCATCAGGTAATGGAGGCCGTTATGCTGATTCCTGTAATTTTGACGGGTATACTAACTCTATTTATTCCATTACTGTTGGTGCTATTGACTATAAAGGATTACATCCAATGTATGCAGAGGCCTGTTCTGCAGTCATGGTTGTTACATACTCGTCTGGTTCTGGTGAACATATCCATACTACCGATATAAAAGGGAAATGCTCGGCACTTCATGGTGGTACATCGGCTGCTGCACCTTTAGCGGCAGGTATATACTCTTTGGTATTGCATGCTAATCCTAACTTAACGTGGAGAGATGTTCAATATGTATCTGCCTTGAGTTCTGTTCCAATAAATGAGGATGATGGTAACTACCAAATAACTGCTTTGGGCCGTAAATATTCTCATAAATATGGATATGGAAAAATCGATGCATATGCGATGGCTCACTTTGCTGAAACTTGGAAAAATGTCAAACCTCAAGCATGGTACTACTCTGATCTTCAAAAAGTAGGTGGGACTATTAGTCCtgaaaaacaaaataatgtgatcaagaagaaaatcaaaatcactAAGGAGGACTTAAAAATCGTAAATTTAGAGAGAGTTGAGCACATAACAGTAACAGTCAATATTCAGGCCACAGAAAGAGGTAAGGTAGGTGTTAGATTAATTTCCCCACACAAGGTTACAAGTGATTTAGCTACATTCCGTCCTCAAGATCGCTCCGGTGCAGGTTTTAAAGATTGGACCTTTATGTCTGTTGCTCACTGGGGTGAGTCAGGTATTGGTGAATGGGCGATCGAAGTATTCTCTGACTACCCGATGGAAGATAACCGTATTACATTCCAAGATTGGCAATTGAGATTATTTGGTGAATCCATTGATCCAGAAAAGGCTGAAGTATACGACATCACTAAAGATTATAGCGCGGAAAGAAGAGAGAAACAAAAAGAGCAAGACAAAAAGCCTATTGGGGTTCAAGATCCCCAGTCGAGTGCTGTAGAATCACAAGCTGAATCTACAAAGGAAACCAAGACAAAGGCCAAAACAAAGGCTACAACTACAGGCAAACCCACTTCTGTCATTACATCCGCTAAGCCGGAAGGAAAAGTTGATGCAACCGAAAAACCTAAAACAACTACCCCAAATGCTTCCTCAAAGCCGGACCCCACAGAAACTAGCGAGCCCGAAGAGGAGGAGGATGGTAAAAGTAAACAATACACGGCTGACCACACTGGGCAATATTTCATGGCAATAGCAGTAATTGGGTTTATCattgtaataatattcatgaGATATCACAAAACCCCAGGCAGCTCTCGCcgcagaagaagaagagaagaataCGAATTCGATATTATTCCCGGCGAAGATTATACTGACAGTGAGGATGATAACGACGACTCGTTGGATTTAGGACATAGAAATGATAGACGTCACAACTCCCGTAATAGCGACGAGACAAGAGACAGATTATTCGACGAATTCAATGCCGAAACATTACCAGATTACGATGATGGCATGTTTGCAATCggtaatgaagaagacgatCATCCTGAAGACCCTAGAGCCGAGCACAATAGCAAATTTTCGACAAAGCCAGCCGCGGATTTTGCACCAAAAGACTCAAAAAGTGCAACCGAAGACATAGAAACCTCTACAAACAAGTCAAATGATCATGAGGATACAGACACTAGCCAGAACCCTACTTCTATATCAGAATCAAGAACGTCTGTTTAA
- a CDS encoding DEHA2C10318p (no similarity): MTEISRSSVSDHPLYLAMCKFIKDGLEMYDYRDFYPCWGVLTVCYEILIHDLFKVNHRELDNFLKKVPDVKYSAFVTDFVKAYPHQVKKLFRLILSLPMCEYETENVGSCSSSDNKGNSNDHRRQLTDFKYDENYLTEMEDDEVVSTMREIIHRIENDQLEKTLADFAFFRYELIRRDGLLEGFFRDAYLWHLVEPICSVLDTTLNVQTIVYPEQPTIWYKSEPVGVQRCRSGILVSKDSQAYCIIRVTKDPIMSTCNDGFFKLVSNHPAKIDQLIYDMLHFKTDSGILTDAYTSVFVRLDLDSFEHNILNLKQETHEPNIVPIRYMLRDCHSAKPTLRESLLSFIYKSVEEDSKMEKKRERIQKMEEHLKLSGMAWTVEDLSRDISEQCESEPRGTSTCDSESVEKEDKEDKVFIDMPNSCDYVWVQNGDLFNTQLVRLEAICLKKFLLEPIDDKEFLIAKVYDPRVINEDYYRHCSRKEKREICDDWYRNEKHCYSILSKDHEFNSCYIRQKKGQLTVTNEESYIAIGYFNLFRYIENVPLPKDLETYEKAKKQLDIIHRNGIIHTDIRKANILYSKEGLVYFIDFAASELKKKDYGDEEFEARVEYEVDDLKIIFNIS, encoded by the coding sequence ATGACTGAAATATCGAGAAGCCTGGTTTCTGACCATCCTTTGTATCTTGCAATGTGCAAGTTTATTAAGGATGGATTAGAGATGTACGATTATCGTGATTTTTATCCATGCTGGGGAGTGTTGACAGTTTGTTATGAGATTCTAATTCATGATTTATTTAAGGTAAATCATCGAGAACTAGACAATTTTCTTAAAAAGGTTCCAGATGTTAAATATCTGGCTTTTGTAACAGACTTTGTCAAGGCATATCCCCACCAAGTTAAGAAGCTATTCCGGCTCATTTTGTCCCTTCCTATGTGTGAATATGAAACAGAGAATGTGGGGAGCTGTTCGAGTAGTGACAATAAGGGAAACTCAAATGATCACAGGAGACAGTTGACGGATTTTAAATACGACGAAAACTACTTGACAGAGATGGAGGACGATGAAGTGGTTAGCACTATGAGGGAAATCATCCATCGAATTGAGAATGACCAGTTGGAGAAAACTTTGGCAGATTTTGCTTTCTTTAGATACGAATTGATTCGTCGCGATGGGCTTTTAGAAGGTTTCTTTAGAGATGCTTATCTCTGGCATTTGGTTGAGCCCATATGTTCGGTGCTTGATACTACTTTAAACGTTCAGACAATAGTTTACCCCGAGCAACCAACAATATGGTACAAACTGGAGCCCGTTGGTGTGCAGCGATGTAGAAGTGGTATACTTGTCTCTAAAGATAGTCAGGCGTATTGTATTATAAGGGTTACAAAAGACCCCATAATGTCAACTTGTAATGACGGTTTCTTCAAATTAGTTCTGAACCATCCAGCAAAAATTGACCAACTTATATACGATATGCTTCATTTCAAGACTGACCTGGGAATTTTAACAGATGCATATACCTCTGTGTTTGTGAGATTGGACCTTGATTCGTTTGAACACAATATTCTCAATTTGAAACAAGAAACACATGAGCCAAATATAGTTCCAATCAGGTACATGCTTCGGGACTGTCATTCAGCTAAACCTACTTTGCGAGAGTCACTATTATCGTTCATTTATAAATCAGTAGAAGAAGATTCgaaaatggaaaagaaaCGAGAAAGGATTCAGAAGATGGAGGAACATCTAAAGCTATCAGGAATGGCATGGACAGTGGAGGATTTGAGTAGGGATATCTCGGAACAATGTGAGAGTGAACCTCGGGGTACTCTGACATGCGATTCAGAATCTGTTgagaaagaagacaagGAAGATAaagtatttattgatatgCCTAATAGCTGTGATTACGTATGGGTGCAAAATGGAGATTTGTTCAACACACAATTGGTTAGACTAGAAGCTATTTGCTTGAAGAAGTTCTTACTAGAACCGATCgatgataaagaatttcTAATTGCAAAGGTCTATGATCCGCGAGtcattaatgaagattatTACAGACATTGCTCTCGCAAAGAAAAGAGGGAGATATGTGATGACTGGTACCGTAACGAAAAACATTgctattcaattttatccaAGGACCATGAGTTCAACAGTTGCTACATCCGTCAAAAGAAAGGGCAATTGACTGTTACAAATGAAGAACTGTATATTGCAATAGGGTATTTCAACTTATTCagatatattgaaaatgtccCGTTGCCGAAGGACCTCGAAACATATGAGAAAGCTAAGAAACAATTGGACATAATTCACCGGAATGGAATCATACACACAGATATTAGAAAAGCCAACattctttattcaaaagaagGCCTTGTATATTTCATCGATTTTGCAGCTTCAGAActcaaaaaaaaagactACGGCGATGAGGAATTTGAAGCTAGGGTTGAATATgaagttgatgatttaaaaatcatattcaatatttcctGA
- a CDS encoding DEHA2C10340p (no similarity), which translates to MTEASRDIISHHPLHLAMCKCIEDELEMYDYHDFYPGWGVMTMNYRILIQELFKVENCEVASFIREIRDQYSDFLTHFKRNYLQQVKRLFRFILSLPMCEYEIENIGRYSSSNNKGSSNKYSKQFPDFKCDDGYLKELEMDEVAHIVREIFSRTDNRRLGKTLIEFAFRKHELIPRIGTLEGQYKLMFHNYLIRPICSMLEDALNIETKVETERPAAWRRVVPVGVHLSTRTDIVISKGNLVYCVIETKRYPLLPKYNGNPLDGIRSLFSDQEKITKQLICEMLYFKTDKGILTDSYTSVFVELDLDSFERNVHNSRDVKTDNESKIIPIRYMIRDCHSAKPTLRESLLSFIYNSVEEDSQMVIKQERVHRLEEHLKLSGKTLMKAVSSDDSDDQSEGSGSRPGTRDTDMSTLNQSEGSGSRPSTRGTNVSTMEDISEDIGEEGEDMDDEISIDIPSNNNNLYVQYGGDFNTQLIKLEPIYFKKSLLESVDANEVVVAKVYDPRNMNRDQHKISTSEQRRYICDEWHNTEKVCYSILSKDTEFNSCYVRQKFGKIIITIEKSYVAKGYFNLFRYIEKVPLPKDRETYEKAKKQLEIIHRNGIVHRDIREDNLLYTKQGLVYIVDFTHAKAKVNIYDNGSEHDDFDKLKSVFPGFALSEMEPS; encoded by the coding sequence ATGACGGAAGCTTCCAGAGATATAATTTCACATCATCCATTGCATCTTGCAATGTGTAAATGCATTGAGGATGAATTAGAGATGTACGATTATCATGATTTTTATCCAGGTTGGGGAGTGATGACAATGAATTATCGAATTCTAATTCAGGAATTGTTTAAGGTAGAGAACTGTGAAGTAGCGAGTTTCATTAGAGAAATTCGAGACCAATATCTGGATTTTTTAACACACTTTAAGAGAAACTACCTACAACAAGTTAAGAGGCTATTCAGGTTCATTTTATCTCTTCCAATGTGTGAAtatgaaatagaaaatattggCAGATATTCAAGTAGTAATAACAAGGGGAGCTCAAATAAATACAGTAAACAATTTCCGGATTTTAAATGTGATGACGGTTATTTAAAAGAGTTGGAGATGGACGAAGTAGCTCACATTGTAAGGGAAATCTTTAGTCGAACTGACAATAGGCGATTGGGGAAAACTTTAATAGAATTTGCATTCCGTAAACATGAATTGATTCCTCGCATTGGAACTCTAGAAGGTCAATATAAACTAATGTTTcacaattatttgattcgGCCCATATGCTCAATGTTGGAGGATGCGTTAAATATCGAGACGAAAGTTGAAACAGAACGACCAGCTGCATGGAGACGAGTGGTACCCGTTGGAGTACATTTACTGACTCGAACAGACATAGTTATCAGTAAAGGGAACCTAGTGTATTGTGTTATAGAAACGAAAAGATATCCGCTATTGCCCAAATATAATGGCAATCCATTAGATGGTATAAGAAGCCTTTTTTCAGACCAGGAAAAAATAACGAAGCAGCTCATATGCGAGATGCTTTATTTCAAGACGGACAAGGGTATTCTCACAGATTCATATACGTCTGTATTCGTTGAACTAGACCTTGATTCCTTTGAACGCAATGTCCATAATCTGAGAGATGTAAAAACTGACAATGAGTCAAAGATAATTCCGATCAGGTACATGATTCGGGACTGCCACTCAGCTAAACCTACGTTACGAGAATCATTATTGTCGTTCATCTATAATTCAGTAGAAGAAGATTCGCAAATGGTAATCAAGCAAGAAAGGGTCCACCGGTTGGAAGAGCATCTAAAGCTATCAGGAAAGACATTGATGAAAGCCGTTTCTAGTGATGACAGTGATGATCAGTCTGAGGGCTCTGGAAGTCGACCCGGTACAAGAGATACAGACATGTCCACTTTAAATCAGTCTGAAGGCTCTGGAAGTCGACCCAGTACAAGAGGTACGAATGTGTCCACAATGGAAGATATTTCTGAAGATATAGGAGAGGAGGGAGAAGATATGGATGATGAGATATCTATTGATATACCTAGTAATAACAATAACCTATACGTACAGTATGGAGGTGATTTTAACACACAATTGATTAAGCTAGAACCTATTTACTTCAAGAAGTCCTTACTAGAACTGGTGGATGCTAACGAAGTTGTAGTTGCAAAGGTCTATGATCCACGAAACATGAACAGAGATCAACATAAAATCTCTACTTCTGAACAAAGGAGATATATATGTGATGAATGGCATAATACCGAAAAAGTATGCTATTCGATCTTATCCAAGGACACTGAGTTCAATAGTTGTTATGTTCGTCAAAAGTTTggtaaaatcattattacaATTGAAAAGCTGTATGTTGCAAAAGGATATTTCAACTTATTCAGATACATTGAGAAGGTTCCGTTGCCAAAGGACCGGGAGACATATGAGAAAGCCAAGAAacaattggaaataattcaCCGGAATGGAATCGTGCACAGAGATATCAGAGAAGACAATCTTCTCTATACAAAACAAGGGTTAGTCTACATCGTTGACTTCACACATGCAAAGGCCAAAGtcaatatttatgataatGGGCTGGAGCacgatgattttgataagcTAAAAAGCGTGTTTCCAGGATTTGCATTATCTGAAATGGAACCTCTGTAA
- a CDS encoding DEHA2C10362p (no similarity), whose protein sequence is MAEHSNDLASQHPLYLAMCKCIEDELEMYDYHDFYPGWGVMTMNYRILIQELFKVENCEVASFIREIRDQYSDFITDFKRNYLQQIKRLFRLILSLPMCEYEIEDMGRYSSSNNKGSSNKYSKQFPEFKCDDGYLKELEKDEVAHIVREIFSRTDNRSLGKTLIGFAFREYELIPRDGTLEGSFKDAFVRYLIRPICSMLWVALNIETKVETERPAAWRRVVPVGVHLSTRTDIVISKGNSVYCVIETKKYPLLPKYNGNPLDGIRSLFSDQENITKQLICEMLYFKTDKGILTDSYTSVFVELDLDSFERNVHNSRDVKTDNESKIIPIRYMIRDCHSAKPTLRESLLSFIYNSVEEDSQMVIKQERVHRLEEHLKLSGKTLMKAVSSDDSDDQSEGSGSRPGTRDTDMSTLNQSEGSGSRPSTRGTNVSTMEDISEDIGEEGEDMGEEISIDIPSNSNSLYVQYGDDLNTQFIKLESIYFKKSLLESVDANEVVVAKVYDPRNMNRDQHKISTSEQRRYICDEWHNTEKVCYSILSQDTEFNSCYVRQKFGKIIITIEKSYVAKGYFNLFRYIEKVPLPKDRETYEKAKRQLEIVHRNGIVHRDIREDNLLYTKQGLVYIVDFTHAKAKVNIYDNGSDQDDFDKLEGIFL, encoded by the coding sequence ATGGCCGAACATTCTAATGATCTAGCTTCGCAGCATCCATTGTATCTTGCAATGTGTAAATGCATTGAGGATGAATTAGAGATGTACGATTATCATGATTTTTATCCAGGTTGGGGAGTGATGACAATGAATTATCGAATTCTAATCCAGGAATTGTTTAAGGTAGAGAACTGTGAAGTAGCGAGTTTCATTAGAGAAATCCGAGATCAATATCTGGATTTTATAACAGACTTTAAGAGAAACTACCTTCAACAAATTAAGAGGTTATTCAGGCTTATTTTGTCTCTTCCTATGTGTGAAtatgaaatagaagataTGGGAAGATATTCAAGTAGTAATAACAAGGGGAGCTCAAATAAATACAGTAAACAGTTTCCGGAGTTTAAATGTGATGACGGTTATTTAAAAGAGTTGGAGAAGGACGAAGTAGCTCACATTGTAAGGGAAATCTTTAGTCGAACTGACAATAGGCTGTTGGGAAAAACTTTAATAGGATTTGCATTCCGTGAATACGAATTAATTCCTCGGGATGGAACTTTGGAAGGTTCTTTTAAAGATGCTTTTGTTAGGTATTTGATTCGGCCCATATGCTCAATGTTGTGGGTTGCGTTAAATATCGAGACGAAAGTTGAAACAGAACGACCAGCTGCATGGAGACGAGTGGTACCCGTTGGAGTACATTTACTGACTCGAACAGACATAGTTATCAGTAAAGGGAATCTGGTGTACTGTGTGATAGAAACGAAAAAATATCCGCTATTGCCCAAATATAATGGCAATCCATTAGATGGTATAAGAAGCCTTTTTTCAGACCAGGAAAACATAACGAAGCAGCTCATATGCGAGATGCTTTATTTCAAGACTGACAAGGGTATTCTCACAGATTCATATACGTCTGTATTCGTAGAACTAGACCTTGATTCCTTTGAACGCAATGTCCATAATCTGAGAGATGTAAAAACTGACAATGAGTCAAAGATAATTCCGATCAGGTACATGATTCGGGACTGCCACTCAGCTAAACCTACGTTACGAGAATCATTATTGTCGTTCATCTATAATTCAGTAGAAGAAGATTCGCAAATGGTAATCAAGCAAGAAAGGGTCCACCGGTTGGAAGAGCATCTAAAGCTATCAGGAAAGACATTGATGAAAGCCGTTTCTAGTGATGACAGTGATGATCAGTCTGAGGGCTCTGGAAGTCGACCCGGTACAAGAGATACAGACATGTCCACTTTAAATCAGTCTGAAGGCTCTGGAAGTCGACCCAGTACAAGAGGTACGAATGTGTCCACAATGGAAGATATTTCTGAAGATATAGGAGAGGAGGGAGAAGATATGGGTGAGGAGATATCTATTGATATACCTAGTAATAGCAATAGCCTATACGTACAGTATGGAGATGATTTAAACACACAATTTATCAAGCTAGAATCTATTTACTTCAAGAAGTCCTTACTAGAACTGGTGGATGCTAACGAAGTTGTAGTTGCAAAGGTCTATGATCCACGAAACATGAATAGAGATCAACATAAAATCTCTACTTCTGAACAAAGGAGATATATATGTGATGAATGGCATAATACCGAAAAAGTATGCTATTCGATCTTATCCCAGGACACTGAGTTCAATAGTTGTTATGTTCGTCAAAAGTTTggtaaaatcattattacaATTGAAAAGCTGTATGTTGCAAAAGGATATTTCAACTTATTCAGATACATTGAGAAGGTTCCGTTGCCAAAGGACCGGGAGACGTATGAGAAAGCCAAGAGACAATTGGAAATAGTTCACCGGAATGGAATCGTACACAGAGATATCAGAGAAGACAATCTTCTCTATACAAAACAAGGGTTAGTCTACATCGTTGACTTCACACATGCAAAGGCCAAAGtcaatatttatgataatGGGCTGGATCAggatgattttgataagttAGAAGGTATATTTTTATAG